Part of the Candidatus Brocadia sinica JPN1 genome, CAGATGAGGGACATCCTTTCGGTCACCATCGGGCAGAGCCGATAGCAGGTTTGATTGTGGCCATCTTTGCGGGTATCTTAGGATTTGAAATCCTGCACACCTCTGTGCTCAAGCTGATGGAGACACATGTGCATAAAACCGGTATTCCTGCGATTGTAACGCTCATGATATCCATAGGCATGAAGCTGATCATGTCCACCTACTTTAAAAAGGTAAGTCGTTCAATTAATAGCCCCGCATTGCTGGCAAGCTCTATCGACAGCAGAAACGATGTATATATATCCACGACCGCCCTTGTGGGGGTTATCTTTGGACTTTATGGATACCCGCAAATGGATGATATTGCGGCAATCCTCATCAGTTTCTGGATTATCTATTCAGGGTACAAGATCGGTGTGCAAAACATCGATTACCTTATGGGCAGACAACCAGAATCCAGTATCATGGAAGAAATTAAAAAGAAGGCAGGCGCTGTTGCCGGTGTCATGGGAATTCATGACGTCCGTGCGCATTATGTGGGCAATTACATTCATGTTGAAATTCATATAACTTTAGACCAGTCCTTAACAATGACACAAGCACACGACATTGGGAAAAATGTCCAACGGGCAGTAGAGTCTGTCGAAAGCATCCATAAGGCATTTGTGCATATAGATCCGATATAAAGAGTACACAATGTGATGTAATTCCGAGCGGAACCAAGGGTCTGATTTGAATGTATAGGAATTTCAAACAAAAATCCTCCCCCTTAATCCCCGTGCTGAAGGGGACAAACAACTGTCTCCCCGCTGGCGGGGTGAATGGGGTGGACTGCTATTGCGAAAATAGATATTTTCAGTTGCCGAAAGCCTAATTAAATCACCCTTTGGGATGAGAAAGGAGGGTGTCTCATCTCTAGGGATGAGACACCGTGTCGGATGTAACGCCATTTCGGAGTCTTTGTGTTGTTTGAATATATTTTCTGCCGATAGTTGCGGCATTGTCATAATCAAACCTTTGAAAACAATGCTGACATTCAATGTAGTTATCGTTTTGTCTCAGGCTGGGGAGAATATTGCTTTCCTCGGTCCTGATGCCCTGCTCAGGGGATTGTTTAATAACCTGAAAGTTACTTGTAAAAAGTTTAAATTCCTTATTGTTACCGCAACCGGGACATACAAAAAATGTTTTTGTTCTCATGCATTCAACCTCCTGAAGAGTTACAACAATCAATCAAAAATTTACGAACTAATAAACAGGATAATAAATTATTTTGTTCCAAATAAAAATGCTGCCCTATAACTCAATTATTCATAAAGCATGG contains:
- a CDS encoding cation diffusion facilitator family transporter, with amino-acid sequence MKNRGRQATIVLIICNIFLFVIKTTAGIMSNSLAIISDAVNSLTDIIASVIIFFAVKTSSKQADEGHPFGHHRAEPIAGLIVAIFAGILGFEILHTSVLKLMETHVHKTGIPAIVTLMISIGMKLIMSTYFKKVSRSINSPALLASSIDSRNDVYISTTALVGVIFGLYGYPQMDDIAAILISFWIIYSGYKIGVQNIDYLMGRQPESSIMEEIKKKAGAVAGVMGIHDVRAHYVGNYIHVEIHITLDQSLTMTQAHDIGKNVQRAVESVESIHKAFVHIDPI